From one Eucalyptus grandis isolate ANBG69807.140 chromosome 9, ASM1654582v1, whole genome shotgun sequence genomic stretch:
- the LOC104431039 gene encoding short-chain dehydrogenase RED1-like → MASGGGGGGDDGQQVVLITGCSQGGIGHAMARAFAARDCRVVAASRSRASMADLDGDPRFHLQELDVLSEESVKRVVGNVIDKFGKIDVLVNNAGVQCVGPLAEIPLSALQKTFDTNVYGSLRMIQAAVPHMATRKNGKVANVGSVAALTNGPWAGSYTSSKAALHSMTDTLRLELKPLGIDVINIAPGAIKSNIGSSAVASYDKMPEWKLYKPFEAVIRDRAYLSQGIKATPTEEFAKEAVSAILRKNPPAWFSYGQYSTVSSIVYHLPIFVRDFIMRKAMKC, encoded by the exons ATGGcgagcggcggcggtggcggcggcgacgacgggcAGCAGGTGGTCCTGATAACCGGGTGCTCCCAGGGCGGCATCGGCCACGCCATGGCCCGGGCCTTCGCCGCCCGGGACTGCCGCGTCGTCGCCGCCAGCCGGTCCCGCGCCTCCATGGCCGACCTCGACGGTGACCCGAGGTTCCATCTCCAGGAGCTCGACGTACTGTCCGAGGAAAGCGTGAAGCGGGTGGTCGGGAACGTGATCGACAAGTTCGGAAAAATCGATGTGCTGGTCAACAATGCCGGTGTCCAGTGCGTGGGCCCTCTCGCGGAGATCCCGCTGTCCGCCCTCCAGAAGACGTTCGATACCAACGTCTATG GATCATTGAGAATGATTCAAGCTGCTGTCCCTCACATGGCAACTAGGAAAAATGGGAAAGTAGCTAACGTGGGGAGTGTTGCTGCTTTGACAAATGGACCGTGGGCAGGTTCTTATACTTCATCAAAAGCTGCCCTCCATTCAATGACTGATACTCTCAG GTTGGAGCTAAAACCACTTGGAATTGACGTCATCAACATTGCCCCTGGTGCTATCAAATCGAACATAGGAAGTTCTGCAGTTGCGAGCTACGACAAGATGCCTGAGTGGAAGCTGTATAAGCCATTTGAGGCAGTGATACGTGACAGGGCTTATCTCTCTCAGGGAATCAAAGCGACCCCTACTGAAGAGTTTGCCAAGGAGGCTGTGTCTGCAATATTAAGGAAGAATCCTCCCGCTTGGTTCTCCTACGGCCAGTATTCGACCGTGAGCAGTATTGTATACCATCTGCCAATATTCGTTCGGGATTTCATAATGAGGAAGGCAATGAAATGTTAG
- the LOC104420208 gene encoding LOW QUALITY PROTEIN: short-chain dehydrogenase ptmH (The sequence of the model RefSeq protein was modified relative to this genomic sequence to represent the inferred CDS: inserted 1 base in 1 codon): protein MYSRLFRCHRRSLPFYGSRSQSGSTHFSTPMASGGGGGDDGQQVVLITGCSQGGIGHAMAPAFAARDCNVVAAGRSRASMADLDGDPSIXQELDVLSEESVKRVVGNVIDKFGKIDVLVNNAGVQCVGPLAEIPLSALQKTFDINVYGSLRMIQAAVPHMATRKKGKVAQVGSVAALTNGPWAGSYTSSKAALHSMTDTLRLELKPLGINVINIAPGAIKSNIGSSAVVSYNKMPEWKLYKPFEAVIRDRAYFSQGIKATPTEEFAKEAVSAILRKNPPTWFSYSQYSTVSSIVCHLQIFVRDFIMRKAMKC from the exons ATGTACTCTCGCCTCTTTCGTTGTCACCGTAGAAGCTTGCCTTTTTACGGGTCTCGATCTCAATCCGGGTCTACCCATTTCTCGACTCCGAtggcgagcggcggcggcggcggcgacgacgggcAGCAGGTGGTCCTGATCACCGGGTGCTCCCAGGGCGGCATCGGCCACGCCATGGCCCCAGCCTTCGCCGCCCGGGACTGCAACGTCGTCGCCGCCGGCCGGTCCCGCGCCTCCATGGCCGACCTCGACGGGGACCCGAGCA TCCAGGAGCTCGACGTGCTGTCCGAGGAAAGCGTGAAGCGGGTGGTCGGGAATGTGATCGACAAGTTCGGAAAAATCGATGTGCTGGTCAACAATGCCGGGGTCCAGTGCGTGGGCCCTCTCGCGGAGATCCCGCTGTCCGCCCTCCAGAAGACGTTCGATATCAACGTCTATG GATCATTGAGAATGATTCAAGCTGCTGTCCCTCACATGGCAActaggaaaaaggggaaagtaGCTCAGGTGGGGAGTGTTGCTGCTTTGACAAATGGACCGTGGGCAGGTTCTTATACTTCATCAAAAGCTGCCCTCCATTCAATGACTGATACTCTCAG GTTGGAGCTAAAACCACTTGGAATCAACGTCATCAACATTGCCCCTGGTGCTATCAAATCGAACATAGGAAGTTCTGCAGTTGTGAGCTACAACAAGATGCCTGAGTGGAAGCTGTATAAGCCATTTGAGGCAGTGATACGTGACAGGGCTTATTTTTCTCAGGGAATCAAAGCGACCCCTACTGAAGAGTTTGCCAAGGAGGCTGTGTCTGCTATATTAAGAAAGAATCCTCCCACTTGGTTCTCCTACAGCCAGTATTCGACCGTGAGCAGTATTGTATGCCATCTGCAAATATTCGTCCGGGATTTCATAATGAGGAAGGCAATGAAATGTTAG
- the LOC104418220 gene encoding regulation of nuclear pre-mRNA domain-containing protein 1B, giving the protein MNSVFSEQILADKLSKLNSTQQCIETLSHWCIFHRSKAELVVATWDKQFHNSEMAQKVPLLYLANDILQNSKRKGNEFVNEFWKVLPAALKDVVEKGDDHGKNVVSRLVGIWEERRVFGSRAQSLRDLMLGEEVLPPLELNRKRSRSVRIVKRDSRSIRTKLSIGSTAEKIVSAIHLVLSEHPNEDVEMSNCKSAVHCVRKMEKDVDLACMTAKDPKRRTLAKELENEENTLKQCIEKLKSVEGSRVSLVSHLKEALHDQESQLENVRTQMQVAQAQAEEAESMRKRLLDEDYVFKSPSSATQGLDINAKGGQTPKRTAAAIAAEVADKLTASSSSQLIMSSVLSTFAAEEAKSAGHTKSTNKSEKTTPVSDANAVMPSQPHSAPLKHLYQSAVIVNQQTIQQNQGSVSVSSYLLPNQSPQQYLQQPSGAMMSSYGYVNFPTMSAGPPPPPHALNAMVPLSQLSLPMAQKQSMALPQQSVPSTPQQPMPLSQQPPIPPSFRPLQPPGMVYYSHQHHSQ; this is encoded by the exons CGCTGTCACATTGGTGTATATTTCATCGAAGTAAGGCAGAGCTGGTTGTTGCAACATGGGATAAGCAATTTCACAACTCGGAAATGGCTCAGAAGGTTCCTCTATTATATCTTGCAAATGACATACTGCAAAACAGCAAGCGCAAGGGAAATGAATTTGTGAATGAATTCTGGAAGGTTCTTCCAGCAGCACTCAAAGATGTTGTTGAGAAAGGGGATGATCATGGGAAGAATGTAGTTTCAAGATTG GTTGGCATctgggaagaaagaagagtatttgGATCCCGTGCACAGAGCCTCAGAGATTTAATGCTCGGAGAAGAAGTTCTTCCACCCTTGGAATTAAACAGAAAGCGTTCACGTTCTGTCAGGATTGTTAAAAGGGATTCGCGCTCAATTAGAACG AAATTGTCAATTGGATCAACAGCTGAAAAAATTGTTTCGGCAATTCACCTGGTTCTAAGTGAACATCCTAATGAGGATGTGGAGATGAGTAACTGCAAGTCTGCTGTCCATTGTGTgaggaagatggagaaagaTGTTGATTTAGCCTGTATGACTG CTAAGGATCCAAAGAGGAGAACATTGGCTAAAGAGCTTGAGAATGAagagaacaccttaaagcagtGCATTGAGAAACTCAAATCAGTTGAAGGAAGTAGAGTATCACTTGTATCTCATTTAAAAGAAGCGCTGCATGACCAG gaatctCAGCTTGAGAATGTTCGAACTCAAATGCAG GTGGCACAAGCACAAGCGGAAGAAGCTGAAAGTATGAGAAAACGGCTACTGGACGAAGATTATGTATTCAAATCACCAAGCTCCGCTACTCAAGgccttgatataaatgcaaaagggGGACAAACGCCCAAGAGGACAGCTGCAGCCATTGCAGCTGAGGTTGCAGACAAGCTCACAGCTTCTAGCTCCTCACAACTGATTATGAGTTCAGTTTTGTCAACGTTTGCTGCTGAAGAGGCAAAGAGTGCCGGGCATACAAAGAGCACCAATAAATCAGAGAAAACAACACCTGTATCAGATGCTAATGCTGTTATGCCATCTCAGCCACATAGTGCTCCTTTGAAGCACTTATACCAATCAGCTGTCATTGTTAACCAGCAAACCATTCAGCAGAATCAAGGCTCGGTGTCTGTAAGTTCATATTTACTTCCAAACCAGTCTCCTCAGCAGTATTTGCAGCAGCCTTCTGGAGCAATGATGTCCTCCTATGGTTATGTTAACTTCCCAACCATGTCGGCTGGACCGCCCCCACCGCCACATGCGTTGAATGCGATGGTGCCTTTGAGTCAGCTGTCGTTACCCATGGCACAGAAACAATCAATGGCTTTGCCTCAGCAGTCGGTTCCTTCAACTCCACAACAACCCATGCCCTTGAGTCAACAACCGCCCATACCTCCTAGTTTTCGGCCACTTCAGCCACCGGGCATGGTGTATTATAGTCATCAGCACCATTCCCAGTAA